GAATTGGAAAACCTATTCTAACTAAAGGTATCCCATCCTTTTCAGTAATAAATTTACCATCAGAATGACCAATTAAGATGTTAACACCTAATTTATTGACATAATCCCTAATAGTTTCAAAGTCAGTATCATCTATTATTAAAATATCTTCAGCAGCCAACTCAAAGTCTTTCTTTAAAAGTTCTGATAACCTAGATATCTCAACACCTGTAGCTAATAATGCTGGAAAGATACCATTTTCCAAACATAAAGTTGCAATAGCATATACAAGCTCAGGTTGACCAAAGATAGCAGCTCTTCCTTGAGCATTATACTTATGAGAATCGACCATAGCATCTAACATTCTTCCTCGAGCTTTAGTCAATTTAACACTAGGTTTTTTGCCAGTAATTTCAACTAATAAATTAATGAATTTATCTACATTAGCCAAGCCAATAGGTAAAGGAACTCTATATAATGGAACTCCAAATTCATCCTCTAAAAATTGACCAGGAGAAATATTCTCAGCTGCTAAAACTCCTAATTCTATAGTTGCTTTAGACCCTCCCATACTTCTAATCTCTTCAATTGTAGTTCCACCTTCAGGCAACTTATGATAGTCATTGGAATAACCACCATCCAAAGTTTCGGAGATATCAGGTAATAAATTATAATCAACAGAAAAAGACTCTAATATATCCTTAATCCTTCTAATATCACCAGGAGTTAAATTTCCAGCTATAATATTAAGCTTATCATTTGAACCTTCTGTCGCAAATCGCTCTACCATCTTTCTTAATGATAGATAATATCCTTCAAACTCTGTTCCTCCATAACCTGGTGTTGCTACTGGAACAAAACTTATCTCACCAACCTCTTCTTGCTCCACAAATTCATTTACCAATCTTTCAATATCTTCGCCAATAGTCTCTGCTAAACAGGTAGTTACAACTCCGATTACTTTGGGGTTATAAAGCTCAATTGTATTCTTTAAACCTTTCTTTAAATTATCCTCTCCTCCATAAACCGTCCCTCGTTCAGTTAGCGAAGAAGAAGCAATATCTACTGGCTCATTATAGTGGGTAGCCATATGACGTCTCATATAAGTACTACAGCCTTGAGAACCATGCATCATCAAAATAGCTTTTTCAATACCTTTAAAAGCAATTGCTGCCCCCATAGGCATACACATTTTACAGGGATTAACATTTAAATTCACAAAATTACGCGCCATAATTATTCACCCCCACTTTGATTAGCGATAATCTTCCACACTGGACTATTTAAAGTAGAATCAAGCTCTTTGGCAAAATTAACAGCTCCTACAAAACCAGTTAAAGGATGCTTTCTTTCATGATTATGATCACAAAAAGCTACTCCTAACTTATAGGCTAAAGGCCTTTCTTTAACACCACCTACCAATATATCTGCTCCTCGCTTCTTCATAAATTTCTCAAGTTCAGTAGGATTAGCATCATCTAAGATAATAGTGCCTTCATCGGTTAACTCCCTAATCTGGTCATACTCTTCCTTCTTACCAGTTTGAGTACCAACCATAACCGGATTAATTCCTAAATCTTTAAATTGCTTAATTAAAGAGATTGCTTTAAATCCACCACCAACATAAATAGCTGCACTATAACCTTTTAATCTTTGACGATATAATTCTATTTTAGCTTCTACTTTAGACTTTTCTTCCTTAATCAGCTTTTCTACATTATCAACAACCTCTTCATCTCCTAATAATTCAGCAATCTTTCTTAAGGAAGAAATTGTATCCTCAATTCCAACAAAACTAATCTTAACAAAAGGAATATTATACTTATGCTTCATCCGTTTAGCCAATGATGTCATCGAACCAGCACATTGAACTATATTTAACTCTGCCTGAGGTGCTTTCATTATCTCCTGACAGCTTGAATCCCCAGTAAACTTAGCATTGACCTCAATTCCAACTCTATTAAGATAATCCTTTAAAATCCACATTTCACCAGCCAAATTAAAATCACCTAAAATATTAATTCCACTTCTTTTAATTGAGGCTAGATTGCTATCCATTAAAGCCAACATTGCACTGCAAGCAGCTTTATAGCCACTAGATTTATTACCTGCAAAGCCTGGAGCTTGCACTGGAATTACTCTAATTCCATATCTATCCTCTGCTTTTCTACAGACTGCATCTAAATCATCACCAATTACCCCCACTACACAGGTTGAATAAATAAAGATAACCTCGGGATTATAGCTTTCCATTATCTCCTCAATGGCAGCAGTCAACTTTTCTTCTCCACCAAAGACAATATCCTGCTCCCTTAAATCTGTAGAGAAACTATTTCTAAATATCTCTGAACCACTGCTTAAACTACCTCTAATATCCCAAGTATAACTAGCACAGCCAATTGGTCCATGAACAATATGAAAAGCATCAGTAATTGGATTAAGAACAACTCTGGCTCCACAATATACACAAGCCCTTTGACTTACAGCTCCTGCCACACTATCTTGCTCACACTTTAAGCCTTTAGATTTATCCTTTGAATTACATAAAATAAAGTCCTTTCTTTCATCTAACATTCCCAATTCTAAAACTTGACTCATCTGACTCACCACCTTATAATATATAATGGTGGTATATTGATAGAGTAGGTGGATTTTAATAAGATTGGTTAATTTGATAAAGTTTTATTATCAAATTGAATTAGTATTATAATTCAGTATGGCGAATCTACTACATTCGCCATACCGCTTATAAATTACATTACCAATTCCAATTCTTCTTCACTTGTATCCCTATCTGCTCTATCTAATAAAACACCACTAATTTTTTCTATTAGCCTCATTGCCCCTCTATAACCTACGATCGGCAAATAACTTTGCACACTTCTATCTAAGATTGGAAAACCAAATCTAACCAATGGAATATCCTCTTCTTTAGCAATATATTTCCCATAGGTATTTCCTAAAATTAGATCTACTGGATCATTTTTGATCCATTGATGTAATTCTAATAAATCCCCTGCACTTTTTACCTTTACATCTTCTATTTCAGCATCTTCTAATATAGCATCAATATCTTGGTTAAATTCTTTCCCTGGAGTACCAGTCACAATATAACTAGGTTCCATTCCTAGACTTAAAACAAATTCTGTCATAGCAATTACTAGATCAGGATCTCCAAAAATAGCTACCTTTTTACCATGGAAATGGAAATGAGTATCTGTCATAATATCAACTAACTGACCTCTTTCCTCCTCTAAAGCATAAGGAACCTCTTCTCCAGTAATCTTAACTAATTGCATAATCAATTCATCAGTTGCTTTAACTCCAATTGGAGTCTTTAAAACATAAGGTTTTACATCACATTGTCGCTCTAATTCAAAAGCACCTTCTTTA
Above is a window of Orenia marismortui DSM 5156 DNA encoding:
- the nifE gene encoding nitrogenase iron-molybdenum cofactor biosynthesis protein NifE; the encoded protein is MSQVLELGMLDERKDFILCNSKDKSKGLKCEQDSVAGAVSQRACVYCGARVVLNPITDAFHIVHGPIGCASYTWDIRGSLSSGSEIFRNSFSTDLREQDIVFGGEEKLTAAIEEIMESYNPEVIFIYSTCVVGVIGDDLDAVCRKAEDRYGIRVIPVQAPGFAGNKSSGYKAACSAMLALMDSNLASIKRSGINILGDFNLAGEMWILKDYLNRVGIEVNAKFTGDSSCQEIMKAPQAELNIVQCAGSMTSLAKRMKHKYNIPFVKISFVGIEDTISSLRKIAELLGDEEVVDNVEKLIKEEKSKVEAKIELYRQRLKGYSAAIYVGGGFKAISLIKQFKDLGINPVMVGTQTGKKEEYDQIRELTDEGTIILDDANPTELEKFMKKRGADILVGGVKERPLAYKLGVAFCDHNHERKHPLTGFVGAVNFAKELDSTLNSPVWKIIANQSGGE
- a CDS encoding nitrogenase component 1, whose amino-acid sequence is MARNFVNLNVNPCKMCMPMGAAIAFKGIEKAILMMHGSQGCSTYMRRHMATHYNEPVDIASSSLTERGTVYGGEDNLKKGLKNTIELYNPKVIGVVTTCLAETIGEDIERLVNEFVEQEEVGEISFVPVATPGYGGTEFEGYYLSLRKMVERFATEGSNDKLNIIAGNLTPGDIRRIKDILESFSVDYNLLPDISETLDGGYSNDYHKLPEGGTTIEEIRSMGGSKATIELGVLAAENISPGQFLEDEFGVPLYRVPLPIGLANVDKFINLLVEITGKKPSVKLTKARGRMLDAMVDSHKYNAQGRAAIFGQPELVYAIATLCLENGIFPALLATGVEISRLSELLKKDFELAAEDILIIDDTDFETIRDYVNKLGVNILIGHSDGKFITEKDGIPLVRIGFPIHDRMGAQRKVNVAYDGSVSLLDQITNTLLENKYSSYREDMYDEYFTG